The nucleotide sequence agggACACATGATAAGATGATTTTCTAATGATTTTATGTGATGCACAAACTCGAAATCTTCAAATACAAAATCCTCACTTAAGCACAAGAAAACACAAAACTTGTCTAGCTCTCCCCAAAATGAATTAAAAGCTCAAAACTAATCCCATCCCTCAATCTCTCATACTCCTAGATGTAGAGGATTAGAGCACATGTGATGAGAAGGCATGATAGAGCATAGGACAGGGAATGACTGAAGTAGAGGGTGAAAAGGGCTGGAATTACAGGACACGCCgcttttataaatgaaataaacGATACAACAGGACGTGACGTGACTTCCATTCTTGAGCTTGCAacagaacagaaaaaaaatgagaaaaaagacAACAATTAGCATGGCAAAAAATtggcagagaaaaaaaatagagaaaaacacTGAACAGAAATGATTCATTAATGGTGTGAGACACAATGAACATCAACTAATTATTCATcgctgtttttttcttttcgcttTTCCATCTTTTCTACACAGGAagaaaaaactgtaacatcTCTTTTGTATTTTTGCTTATCGCATTCGAAGAAAAATGTGACCAGTCGCCTGAAAGCTTCTGCTCAAAAATACACAGAATTCTGTCACTGTTGAGGGTCACATTCGTTTCAGAAAAAAAGCTAATAACCGCGGAAGTTCTTTGTGGTCTTTTATTAGCTCCTTTGAATTTAGCATGTAAAAGCGACAAAGCATGAGGATTTTGTACGTGAAATCGagaaattttttaacaaaaaagatTGATCAAATTGTTATTCACATCTCTAGTGGATAATTACTTACTTCATTTTAGTCTCTAAACATGATATTTTCTGCTTATGCTTCGCTTCGAGATTCTGCAAAGCTTCTTCCTTTTCTGCCATCAATTTTTCACGTTGCACCTCTGAAAGatagttaaaaataattttatgttttatagGAAATCACAGAAGTTGAAAAGACATTTAATCAAACGCTTCTTTGATTTCTTAAATTATTCTCTTTGTCATATAAAGAGTTTTGACAAAAGAACGAAGCAGATTACTAAAAATATACTACCACAATATGATTTCGTATAAAAGAAATCAGTATTAATTGATTCTGTATTAAAAAACTATTATTATTTATGTTTGTCAAGATCAAGCCTAAATTTTCAcccttaaacatttatttgttAGATCCTTGTGATGAGatttataatcaaaatcatCTTTAGGCTAGAGGTTCAGTCCAGTTTCCGAAGATGTCAAAAACCTTAATAGCATAGGCAATTAAAATGATCCTTCAGGATCTAAATAGATCATTTggctttaataatccaattctaagtcaaaattttccaaaaaatcttgactgatatgaaattataaaagtaaagccatatggctaagctttaggtcttatacgggctttagacctaagacttagccatttGGCTTGACTCCTCTAATGCCTAATCTGGCgcgatattttagaaaattcttgtttaaaattattataagggcaaatgattcattaggttttgaaaaatcaataaaattgcttgttatttagatttttgggaccttcaggaactgggctaagctaaacctccagtctgaagccggcattaaaCCCTTTTACTTAGAACCTTAGAGGATTTAGGAAACTTAAGCAGTCTTCAAattagaagtttagcccagttcccgaagatctcaaaatcttaaatagcaaccaattttattgctttttctgaatttaataggtcatttgtccttaataatccaatcctaaggtaaatttttccaaaaaatcttgattgttgaatAATTAAAgctgttaagccatatgactaagtctcaggtctgaagtccgtattacAAAATGAACTTAAATTTAAaggttttgagatttttttattcagttCAGTAGGTGCATTAATGATagcttttttctaattaaaaatttttcttttgtggaCAAAACTCTGGGGATGCCCTATTGATATTGGCTCAAgcaaatgtaaaaaaatgtacaaaaaaattaattaaaaaaataaaataaaaaagggtttttcttccCTTCAGCCACTCATGAAGGCTTGAAAAGACCAATCCGAAAGCCTTAcaaaaagttattatttttctaagagtgcttCCATTTCCCTGAGAAACTCTAGTTCCCATCAACAAAGCATTAAGGGTTTCATTCAGATCGAATGTTTAGTAAGGATTTACTAATATGTTTTAGTTCAGactcatttttacaaaaaacattTGGCATCTACGAGAAATCCCTCTGATCTCTTATGTTCAGCTCAGACTCCATCCCGAGTGACCGTTAATCCTGACAACGCTATGCGCCGCACCCCTGGCTCTGGATTAACCAGGatgagaataattaaaaaaaactgagaggAAGCAGAAAATTGTGGTATTAGTGGTTAAATTTGAAAGTAATGAAATATTCCTGGCAAAGttaaaattaaccctttaaggacgagatactttttacgaactgaaaatcaactgagaaacataatcaatgataagttttacatttaaccttggaaagtccaacagagtctgattcggtgtattttctgcttctatgaacgatagggaccaaaaatagcccaaaaatttaagtaatttttctgacaataccaatgtattgtaatttttattgccaaaaaggttttgcttaaaaaaaattgaaactataaaaaataaataaaatcaataatgaatttgagaatttaaaaattcgccattttttagcttaaatatttactatatagcaaatagttagagacttgcaaaaaatattctagattccttcaaccttctactttacaattatgtacaaatattaaaaaaaaataactttaggtagtcaggaaaaattattttctttatgggacaccggtgtcccaatcgtccttaaagggttaaatcatcatgttacaaacaatgtttgtaaaagatacaaacttttacgaatttttttgtgagttttacgatttacgagaatttcgtaagtccccgataggaattcacaaacatttacgaacaatttgacaacatattttttctgtgcagaGATTGAAGATGAGCTCTTGtggtggaagaaaaaaaaatgcaaaaaaatgttAGGGCAATCTTTTCTATTCCCCTCACGAGTGCACAGTCAGAGAAAAATTTCTCTTCCGCCGGGAACCACGTCACAGTTAAAGGGCGAGACTAAATCCCGTGACGGCCGAGAAAACACTATTCATGCACGATAATCACAAATTTTTTGATGATTAGAATGTCTCttgtaaataataaataataataaaaattcttaaagattttcccaaaaatttataattttcgtTATAGGATGAGATGGGGTagtttggaatcatgtctaatttgaaaCTGCGAGATTTCCTTAGATAACAAAAAGCAAAAGCAACAAAGAAGTACTTtcaaatgtaaagtcttgtacttcttcgtggttttatttttctctttggccatctgaaacagtgaaaaaatctcaaaattccaaaatagatatgattccaaattatcccatcttaccctaattaTAAAATACTCATACATAGGAAAAGCGTTCAAAATTAATATATTCTGGTATTTGTTCATGAATTATAATGTTAaggctcgaactcaaagagagcagttatataatccactttttttcaacttgtgacatggCTAGAGgacaaatggtaagagatatcgactttcagtCATCGCCGACCCCCCTccaagtcaacattatctaggactgTCTTTTGAATTtaagaatcaatttaatcggtagtaaatcAGTATGTACAAGAAGCATGtgaaaagataatacacggatagctttttctcgtgagttcgagcactctgcactccgcaaagctaggAAGCTTTACCACctcttttttataaaaaataatattttttttttgttactctcagGGTATAGCCTGAATTTTAGTTAAAGGGGCTAAATTGGAGGATTATCCCCAAAATAACCATTTTTGCGAAAGCAAAAAACGAGAGTTTTcctgaaaatttgcaaaaagagtccaaatttttataaatttcagaaTCTTTAGGAAAAAGAAATCCACTTTGGAACTGTTTTCtgggaaaattatatttttaatttcatttctgCACCGATTTTGACGAATTAGACTGTCAAGAAGAATTTTCTGTGATAAAAAATGGCTGGAATCGTTTAAAAATGGAATGCAAAATGCTTTTTACGAATCccacaaactttttgaaagatTCTTTCAAGAATTCAatattaaggtttttttttttgattattttggggACTGATGTGGAAAGCTCTTGCGAGATATTCCCTAAAAGCTCGTCGAAGATGACATCGTAGCTTTGTTTgagaaaagttgatcaaaaaatttttctaatggctccggcacaccttttagatcaggaaaatttcatgaagtcgaaattcgaaaccctttctttctcacatgttttgcatatgactatctcattctttcgcatagcaaattcgattgagctaaattgaatttggactgatgtttaagagaagaagagtgcgagagaataagatagacatatgcaaaacatgtgagaaagaaagggatccgaaattcgaattcatgaaatttttttgatctaaaaggtgtgccggagccataacatAAGttataagattttaaaaatcaGATTTTGTACAACCCTTTTAAAGCTAATCATTCCAAATCGACTTTTAAACCAAATTAAATGATCTTTGGCTTTCTGGAAGGCTAATAAGATACAACAAAAGGCATTTTAAGACAGTAAAATCTCCTTGAGTAAAAATGTCCATAAGGTGaaccaaattttaatattcttaaattgtttttggtttgatacttcatttttttattttttgaatatcgtGTAGGGGACAAAGGACTCTCCCTGCCCTCCCTTCCCTTTAaatattaactctttccggaccgcagcatatgctgcaagccaatttcatcattttttaatcaaaaatatctaagctcaggaattaattgaggtcctacaagaaatatcttacatttggacatccttaaagtttgtaatcatcatccacaagaataggatttttatcagttctggataattaaaaaacattgtttttcactgaatattcatatgctgctttgggtactcagagtcccaaaagagacaaaAGAGTTAAGAAAATTTCGACTCACCTAAAGCCTTCTTGTGCTTCAGCTCCAATTCTTCTGTGTTATTGTACAGTTCTTGTGCAAATTCATCCGAAACAGATTGAAGCCGTTCGGAGAATTGCCTCTCCATCTCCTTTCGCTCCTCTTCACGTTCATCCTCGAGTTTTGCTTGaaaataattgccacatgaatatTGCTTAGTCAAAATGCATGGGAGtgtttagctgagattttataaaatctattttttggACATAAACATAAATCACTCACCTACAATTTCCTCGCGATACTGAATTTCACGATCTAAAataagttgattatttcgatcGGAACGATCAACATACATCCTTGCATCTATGGCCTGTTTGTCACATTTCGCCGAGACTTCCCTCAATTCGTGGATACGTTCTCTCAGGGTTTCTTCGAGATCAGCGATCTGTAGGGaagaaaataatgatcagaGTATTCCTAGAGAAATGGTGAATCGCTTACCTCTTTCCGCAGAGCCTGTTCTACGTTATTGTGCTTCTGAACGAGATCCGCTAGTTCTTTCTCAAAGTCCTTTTTGAGCTTTTCAAGCGCCTCCTTGCGTTCTTCTGTGTAGATTGACTCCAGTTCGTACTTGAGACGCATCATCTCCTGCAGGAGTTTATTTTCCCATTGCATTGAGATCTGCATGCGTGTCTCTTCAAGCTTCATGTGCGCATTCCTTCGTTCATCCAGCAGATCATTTTGGCACTGAGTCTTGATCTTTTGAGCAGTGCGAATCTCCTGTTCAGCACGCAGCTTTGCCGTCTCTAGTTCAGCCTTGACCTCACTCAGTTGCACTGAGACAGACATTAAGCTGTCCCTTTGGTCAGAAGTTAAACCCCTCAGGGCATTGCATTCTGATTCTATGGTCTTTAGCCGATTGAGTTCCTTCAAGTACTGTTCAGCTGTTGCCTTAAGCTTTGTATTGGTCTCCATAGCTTGCTGGTGCTCCTTGGTAATGGCTTCTAGGCGTtccttgcattttttctgcatggCTCTCACCTTCCATTCGCAATCTTCCATCAGACGCTCTTCCCGTTCTTGATTGACATTCCGTAAATGCTCAAATTTTGCCTCTAACTGATCCTTCTGTGTCAGTGCTGCATCCAATGTGTCCTGTACGAGCTTCTGCTCCTCCACACGTTCATCCTTCAGCCTATCCCTCTCCTTCCGGGCATTGTCTGCATTGCTCTGA is from Phlebotomus papatasi isolate M1 chromosome 1, Ppap_2.1, whole genome shotgun sequence and encodes:
- the LOC129810452 gene encoding myosin-J heavy chain-like isoform X3, with the protein product MQVFGRKRRRGLVTQEAHFSTQLDAAEKEVTYAQSKITELQLRIDELERDIANKTWAIERLQAELVSAQKEDECVRRKLRLQEAEMGVMKDNAADREDELMRKYSDLEVTRNELEIKLKDIQHFTSNLQVQLAEAQSNADNARKERDRLKDERVEEQKLVQDTLDAALTQKDQLEAKFEHLRNVNQEREERLMEDCEWKVRAMQKKCKERLEAITKEHQQAMETNTKLKATAEQYLKELNRLKTIESECNALRGLTSDQRDSLMSVSVQLSEVKAELETAKLRAEQEIRTAQKIKTQCQNDLLDERRNAHMKLEETRMQISMQWENKLLQEMMRLKYELESIYTEERKEALEKLKKDFEKELADLVQKHNNVEQALRKEIADLEETLRERIHELREVSAKCDKQAIDARMYVDRSDRNNQLILDREIQYREEIVAKLEDEREEERKEMERQFSERLQSVSDEFAQELYNNTEELELKHKKALEVQREKLMAEKEEALQNLEAKHKQKISCLETKMKELEITHQRDLSDMERNYSIERSTHEQRDHQHAQEIDTLHRKCRCLTKLFEEMRMRYERRDPRQEDVRQIAELKEKVEQQERDLHRLTEALREMQITQFGQAAPSTPPRKPGRNAARKNRNSDLKNKMTNCDVIYEEEQETEQSVDAANGVDHD
- the LOC129810452 gene encoding putative leucine-rich repeat-containing protein DDB_G0290503 isoform X2, giving the protein MASVDNLNYFSERETEENTTDTEEDSGIADESDSVIHLKWPKRDPKQIHGQTPIGLYDYWRGLVTQEAHFSTQLDAAEKEVTYAQSKITELQLRIDELERDIANKTWAIERLQAELVSAQKEDECVRRKLRLQEAEMGVMKDNAADREDELMRKYSDLEVTRNELEIKLKDIQHFTSNLQVQLAEAQSNADNARKERDRLKDERVEEQKLVQDTLDAALTQKDQLEAKFEHLRNVNQEREERLMEDCEWKVRAMQKKCKERLEAITKEHQQAMETNTKLKATAEQYLKELNRLKTIESECNALRGLTSDQRDSLMSVSVQLSEVKAELETAKLRAEQEIRTAQKIKTQCQNDLLDERRNAHMKLEETRMQISMQWENKLLQEMMRLKYELESIYTEERKEALEKLKKDFEKELADLVQKHNNVEQALRKEIADLEETLRERIHELREVSAKCDKQAIDARMYVDRSDRNNQLILDREIQYREEIVAKLEDEREEERKEMERQFSERLQSVSDEFAQELYNNTEELELKHKKALEVQREKLMAEKEEALQNLEAKHKQKISCLETKMKFEEMRMRYERRDPRQEDVRQIAELKEKVEQQERDLHRLTEALREMQITQFGQAAPSTPPRKPGRNAARKNRNSDLKNKMTNCDVIYEEEQETEQSVDAANGVDHD
- the LOC129810452 gene encoding myosin-J heavy chain-like isoform X7 — protein: MMPHINGDNPTSLPDIVGNAQTNLAEKRGLVTQEAHFSTQLDAAEKEVTYAQSKITELQLRIDELERDIANKTWAIERLQAELVSAQKEDECVRRKLRLQEAEMGVMKDNAADREDELMRKYSDLEVTRNELEIKLKDIQHFTSNLQVQLAEAQSNADNARKERDRLKDERVEEQKLVQDTLDAALTQKDQLEAKFEHLRNVNQEREERLMEDCEWKVRAMQKKCKERLEAITKEHQQAMETNTKLKATAEQYLKELNRLKTIESECNALRGLTSDQRDSLMSVSVQLSEVKAELETAKLRAEQEIRTAQKIKTQCQNDLLDERRNAHMKLEETRMQISMQWENKLLQEMMRLKYELESIYTEERKEALEKLKKDFEKELADLVQKHNNVEQALRKEIADLEETLRERIHELREVSAKCDKQAIDARMYVDRSDRNNQLILDREIQYREEIVAKLEDEREEERKEMERQFSERLQSVSDEFAQELYNNTEELELKHKKALEVQREKLMAEKEEALQNLEAKHKQKISCLETKMKELEITHQRDLSDMERNYSIERSTHEQRDHQHAQEIDTLHRKCRCLTKLFEEMRMRYERRDPRQEDVRQIAELKEKVEQQERDLHRLTEALREMQITQFGQAAPSTPPRKPGRNAARKNRNSDLKNKMTNCDVIYEEEQETEQSVDAANGVDHD
- the LOC129810452 gene encoding calponin homology domain-containing protein DDB_G0272472-like isoform X5; the encoded protein is MQVFGRKRRRGLVTQEAHFSTQLDAAEKEVTYAQSKITELQLRIDELERDIANKTWAIERLQAELVSAQKEDECVRRKLRLQEAEMGVMKDNAADREDELMRKYSDLEVTRNELEIKLKDIQHFTSNLQVQLAEAQSNADNARKERDRLKDERVEEQKLVQDTLDAALTQKDQLEAKFEHLRNVNQEREERLMEDCEWKVRAMQKKCKERLEAITKEHQQAMETNTKLKATAEQYLKELNRLKTIESECNALRGLTSDQRDSLMSVSVQLSEVKAELETAKLRAEQEIRTAQKIKTQCQNDLLDERRNAHMKLEETRMQISMQWENKLLQEMMRLKYELESIYTEERKEALEKLKKDFEKELADLVQKHNNVEQALRKEIADLEETLRERIHELREVSAKCDKQAIDARMYVDRSDRNNQLILDREIQYREEIVAKLEDEREEERKEMERQFSERLQSVSDEFAQELYNNTEELELKHKKALEVQREKLMAEKEEALQNLEAKHKQKISCLETKMKFEEMRMRYERRDPRQEDVRQIAELKEKVEQQERDLHRLTEALREMQITQFGQAAPSTPPRKPGRNAARKNRNSDLKNKMTNCDVIYEEEQETEQSVDAANGVDHD
- the LOC129810452 gene encoding trichohyalin-like isoform X4, whose amino-acid sequence is MMPHINGDNPTSLPDIVGNAQTNLAEKRGLVTQEAHFSTQLDAAEKEVTYAQSKITELQLRIDELERDIANKTWAIERLQAELVSAQKEDECVRRKLRLQEAEMGVMKDNAADREDELMRKYSDLEVTRNELEIKLKDIQHFTSNLQVQLAEAQSNADNARKERDRLKDERVEEQKLVQDTLDAALTQKDQLEAKFEHLRNVNQEREERLMEDCEWKVRAMQKKCKERLEAITKEHQQAMETNTKLKATAEQYLKELNRLKTIESECNALRGLTSDQRDSLMSVSVQLSEVKAELETAKLRAEQEIRTAQKIKTQCQNDLLDERRNAHMKLEETRMQISMQWENKLLQEMMRLKYELESIYTEERKEALEKLKKDFEKELADLVQKHNNVEQALRKEIADLEETLRERIHELREVSAKCDKQAIDARMYVDRSDRNNQLILDREIQYREEIVAKLEDEREEERKEMERQFSERLQSVSDEFAQELYNNTEELELKHKKALEVQREKLMAEKEEALQNLEAKHKQKISCLETKMKFEEMRMRYERRDPRQEDVRQIAELKEKVEQQERDLHRLTEALREMQITQFGQAAPSTPPRKPGRNAARKNRNSDLKNKMTNCDVIYEEEQETEQSVDAANGVDHD
- the LOC129810452 gene encoding myosin-J heavy chain-like isoform X1, with the protein product MASVDNLNYFSERETEENTTDTEEDSGIADESDSVIHLKWPKRDPKQIHGQTPIGLYDYWRGLVTQEAHFSTQLDAAEKEVTYAQSKITELQLRIDELERDIANKTWAIERLQAELVSAQKEDECVRRKLRLQEAEMGVMKDNAADREDELMRKYSDLEVTRNELEIKLKDIQHFTSNLQVQLAEAQSNADNARKERDRLKDERVEEQKLVQDTLDAALTQKDQLEAKFEHLRNVNQEREERLMEDCEWKVRAMQKKCKERLEAITKEHQQAMETNTKLKATAEQYLKELNRLKTIESECNALRGLTSDQRDSLMSVSVQLSEVKAELETAKLRAEQEIRTAQKIKTQCQNDLLDERRNAHMKLEETRMQISMQWENKLLQEMMRLKYELESIYTEERKEALEKLKKDFEKELADLVQKHNNVEQALRKEIADLEETLRERIHELREVSAKCDKQAIDARMYVDRSDRNNQLILDREIQYREEIVAKLEDEREEERKEMERQFSERLQSVSDEFAQELYNNTEELELKHKKALEVQREKLMAEKEEALQNLEAKHKQKISCLETKMKELEITHQRDLSDMERNYSIERSTHEQRDHQHAQEIDTLHRKCRCLTKLFEEMRMRYERRDPRQEDVRQIAELKEKVEQQERDLHRLTEALREMQITQFGQAAPSTPPRKPGRNAARKNRNSDLKNKMTNCDVIYEEEQETEQSVDAANGVDHD
- the LOC129810452 gene encoding putative leucine-rich repeat-containing protein DDB_G0290503 isoform X6 is translated as MASVDNLNYFSERETEENTTDTEEDSGIADESDSVIHLKWPKRDPKQIHGQTPIGLYDYWRGLVTQEAHFSTQLDAAEKEVTYAQSKITELQLRIDELERDIANKTWAIERLQAELVSAQKEDECVRRKLRLQEAEMGVMKDNAADREDELMRKYSDLEVTRNELEIKLKDIQHFTSNLQVQLAEAQSNADNARKERDRLKDERVEEQKLVQDTLDAALTQKDQLEAKFEHLRNVNQEREERLMEDCEWKVRAMQKKCKERLEAITKEHQQAMETNTKLKATAEQYLKELNRLKTIESECNALRGLTSDQRDSLMSVSVQLSEVKAELETAKLRAEQEIRTAQKIKTQCQNDLLDERRNAHMKLEETRMQISMQWENKLLQEMMRLKYELESIYTEERKEALEKLKKDFEKELADLVQKHNNVEQALRKEIADLEETLRERIHELREVSAKCDKQAIDARMYVDRSDRNNQLILDREIQYREEIVAKLEDEREEERKEMERQFSERLQSVSDEFAQELYNNTEELELKHKKALEVQREKLMAEKEEALQNLEAKHKQKISCLETKMNSRMEVTSRPVVSFISFIKAACPVIPALFTLYFSHSLSYALSCLLITCALILYI